From Solidesulfovibrio carbinoliphilus subsp. oakridgensis, the proteins below share one genomic window:
- a CDS encoding serine hydrolase domain-containing protein has translation MPRPSFSLPAALVVLLALLLGAGPPARAAGLPGRQATAQVVARLTESGRVHGLVVGYVSPAGRVVHGFGRAGEGRRSGAPDGRTLFEIGSITKTFTGLLLAQAVMAGRVRATDPIRLDLPAGTLGKESPLAPVSYLDLATHASGLPEGPDNLPSRDPQNPLAGYSTGLLLDYLARARPIAPVGRDFFYSNVGAGLCGYLMARLAGTDYETLVKHKVCEPLAMADTTITLSAEQAGRMTHGHDAKGRIVPNWDVTGLEGAGALRSTADDLLTYAAANMGLLPTPLLPAMKLAQLPRKHVSSIPTLFLGFFWNIMNFGGKEYLLHAGRSGGYFALVLLSPEDNAGIVLLCDTEGDFTKEGWRLLELATGKDLP, from the coding sequence ATGCCGCGACCTTCTTTTTCCCTGCCGGCCGCCCTCGTGGTCCTGCTCGCCCTGCTCCTCGGAGCCGGGCCCCCGGCCCGGGCCGCCGGCCTGCCCGGTCGGCAGGCCACGGCCCAGGTCGTGGCCCGGCTGACCGAATCCGGCCGGGTCCACGGCTTGGTCGTCGGCTACGTCAGCCCGGCCGGCCGGGTGGTCCACGGCTTCGGCCGGGCCGGCGAGGGGCGGCGTTCCGGGGCCCCGGACGGGCGCACGCTCTTTGAGATCGGGTCCATCACCAAGACCTTCACCGGGCTCCTGCTGGCCCAGGCCGTCATGGCAGGCCGGGTCCGGGCCACGGACCCCATCCGCCTCGATCTGCCGGCCGGCACCCTGGGCAAGGAGTCGCCGCTGGCCCCGGTCAGCTACCTCGACCTGGCCACCCACGCCTCGGGCCTGCCCGAAGGCCCGGACAACCTGCCGTCCAGGGACCCCCAGAACCCGCTGGCCGGCTATTCCACGGGCCTGCTCCTCGACTATCTCGCCCGGGCCCGGCCCATCGCCCCTGTCGGCCGGGATTTTTTCTACAGCAACGTCGGGGCCGGGTTGTGCGGCTATCTCATGGCCCGGCTGGCCGGGACGGACTACGAGACGCTCGTCAAACACAAGGTCTGCGAGCCCCTGGCCATGGCCGACACCACCATCACCCTGTCGGCCGAACAGGCCGGCCGCATGACCCACGGCCATGACGCCAAGGGCAGGATCGTGCCCAACTGGGACGTGACCGGACTCGAGGGGGCCGGGGCCCTGCGGTCCACGGCCGACGACCTCCTGACCTACGCGGCCGCCAACATGGGCCTTCTGCCCACCCCCCTGTTGCCGGCCATGAAGCTGGCCCAGCTGCCCCGGAAACACGTCTCCTCCATTCCGACGCTCTTCCTGGGCTTTTTCTGGAACATCATGAACTTCGGCGGCAAGGAATACCTGCTCCACGCCGGCCGGTCGGGCGGCTATTTCGCTCTGGTCCTCCTGTCCCCGGAAGACAACGCCGGCATCGTTCTTTTGTGCGACACGGAAGGGGACTTCACCAAGGAGGGCTGGCGACTGCTGGAGCTGGCGACCGGGAAAGACCTGCCCTAG
- a CDS encoding YbgA family protein, which produces MPEEIRVGVSACLLGQPVRYDGGHKHDRYVTDTLGKYFTFVPVCPEVEAGFGVPREAMRLVGDPEAPRLVTLKTGTDLTDRMRAFATRRADALAGENLCGFIFKAKSPSSGFTRVKVYNDKGSPAERGVGLFARAFMDRLPLVPVEDEGRLHDDRLRENFIERIFTLARWRQTLAGDGQTGLTARLIGFTASHKLLLLSHSPQLARQIGRLAAEAKNWPADALIQSYETLLMRTLALPATPAKHANVLQHIMGYFKKSLTGDEKNELGEVIDTYRLGLVPLIVPVTLLAHYTRKYDVAYLRGQHYLTPHPVELKLRNHA; this is translated from the coding sequence ATGCCCGAAGAAATCCGCGTCGGCGTCAGCGCCTGTCTGCTTGGCCAGCCCGTGCGCTACGACGGCGGCCACAAGCACGACCGCTACGTCACCGACACCCTGGGAAAGTATTTCACCTTCGTGCCGGTCTGCCCCGAGGTCGAAGCCGGATTCGGCGTGCCGCGCGAGGCCATGCGCCTTGTCGGCGATCCCGAAGCCCCGCGCCTGGTCACCCTCAAGACCGGCACGGACCTGACCGACCGGATGCGGGCCTTTGCCACCCGTCGGGCCGACGCGTTGGCCGGGGAGAACCTCTGCGGCTTCATCTTCAAGGCCAAGTCCCCGTCCAGCGGATTCACCCGGGTCAAGGTCTACAACGACAAGGGCTCGCCGGCCGAACGCGGGGTGGGGCTTTTCGCCCGGGCCTTCATGGACCGCCTGCCCCTCGTGCCGGTCGAGGACGAGGGGCGGCTCCACGACGACCGGCTGCGGGAAAACTTCATCGAGCGGATCTTCACCCTCGCCCGCTGGCGCCAGACGCTCGCCGGCGACGGCCAGACGGGCCTCACCGCCCGGCTGATCGGGTTCACGGCCAGCCACAAGCTGCTCCTCCTGTCCCACAGCCCGCAGCTGGCCCGGCAGATCGGCCGCCTTGCGGCCGAGGCCAAAAACTGGCCCGCCGACGCCCTGATCCAGTCCTACGAGACCCTGCTCATGCGGACCCTCGCCCTGCCGGCCACCCCGGCCAAACACGCCAACGTCCTCCAACATATAATGGGCTATTTCAAAAAGTCCCTGACCGGCGACGAAAAAAATGAACTGGGCGAGGTCATCGACACCTACCGCCTGGGCCTGGTGCCGCTCATCGTGCCGGTGACGCTTCTCGCCCACTACACCCGCAAGTACGACGTGGCCTATCTGCGCGGCCAGCACTACCTGACCCCCCATCCCGTCGAACTCAAACTGCGCAACCACGCCTGA
- a CDS encoding HAD family hydrolase, giving the protein MQAIGESGCRIGTVFFDFGGVLAEEGFREGLIAIAEEAGRDPAAIVPVAYEMAWSTGFVVGGCDEAGFWEAFRRATGIARSDADLTEAVLSRFTPRPFLFNVADAAREMGLGTAILSDQTEWLARLDARLGVFSHFDAVFNSCEHGVSKRDRAFFDLALAAMDARAGTSLFIDDAPRNTALAASLGFHTILYRDEASFFTELAAVCPPLGATHV; this is encoded by the coding sequence ATGCAGGCAATAGGCGAGAGCGGGTGCCGAATCGGCACCGTCTTTTTCGATTTCGGCGGCGTGCTGGCCGAGGAGGGCTTCCGCGAGGGCCTCATTGCCATCGCGGAGGAGGCCGGCCGCGACCCGGCGGCCATCGTGCCCGTGGCCTACGAGATGGCCTGGAGCACCGGGTTCGTGGTCGGCGGCTGCGACGAGGCCGGTTTCTGGGAGGCCTTTCGCCGGGCCACGGGCATCGCCCGCAGCGACGCGGACCTGACCGAGGCCGTGCTGTCGCGCTTCACGCCCCGGCCGTTTCTTTTCAACGTGGCCGACGCCGCCCGGGAAATGGGCCTTGGCACCGCCATTTTGAGCGACCAGACCGAGTGGCTGGCCCGGCTTGATGCGCGGCTTGGCGTCTTTTCCCATTTCGACGCGGTATTTAACAGCTGCGAGCACGGCGTTTCCAAGCGCGACCGGGCCTTTTTCGACCTGGCCCTGGCCGCCATGGACGCCCGGGCCGGGACATCGCTTTTCATCGACGACGCCCCGAGAAACACGGCCCTTGCCGCGTCGCTTGGCTTTCACACCATCCTTTACCGGGACGAGGCCTCCTTTTTCACCGAACTGGCCGCCGTCTGTCCGCCCCTTGGAGCGACCCATGTATAA
- a CDS encoding phosphatidylserine decarboxylase family protein has protein sequence MYNPLFGLARDGLPIIGLFALATLVAALLRWPAPAVVLLLLTAFSLNFFRDPDRAAPTGEGLAVAPADGVVCKMGEAVDPLTGEMRQVVCIFMNIFNVHVNRSPVDGTVTEVRYLPGKFFNASLDKASVDNERNVLGIRDAAGGQWSVVQIAGLIARRIVCKAVPGDRLSRGERYGMIKFGSRLDVYLPHGYLPAVTMGQKTTAGLTVLARKAD, from the coding sequence ATGTATAATCCGCTTTTCGGCCTGGCCCGCGACGGCCTGCCCATCATCGGCCTTTTCGCCCTGGCCACCCTGGTGGCCGCCCTCCTGCGCTGGCCCGCGCCGGCCGTGGTGCTGCTGCTTCTGACCGCCTTTAGCCTCAACTTCTTCCGCGATCCGGACCGGGCCGCCCCGACCGGAGAGGGGCTGGCCGTGGCCCCGGCCGACGGCGTGGTCTGCAAGATGGGCGAGGCCGTCGATCCGCTCACCGGCGAGATGCGGCAGGTGGTCTGCATCTTCATGAACATCTTTAACGTCCACGTGAACCGTTCGCCGGTGGACGGCACGGTGACGGAAGTGCGCTATCTCCCGGGCAAGTTTTTCAATGCCTCCCTGGACAAGGCTTCGGTGGACAACGAGCGCAACGTGCTCGGCATCCGCGACGCCGCAGGCGGCCAGTGGTCGGTGGTCCAGATCGCGGGCCTGATCGCCCGGCGCATCGTCTGCAAGGCCGTGCCCGGGGACAGGCTTTCGCGCGGCGAGCGCTATGGCATGATCAAGTTCGGGTCCCGGCTTGACGTCTATTTGCCACATGGTTATCTTCCTGCCGTGACAATGGGGCAGAAGACCACGGCCGGACTGACCGTCCTGGCCCGGAAAGCGGACTAG
- the pssA gene encoding CDP-diacylglycerol--serine O-phosphatidyltransferase, protein MEEEKPTQSRARRSVYILPNLFTTASLFAGFLGMLWAIEGRFDMTALAILVSCLFDGLDGKVARLTGTSSDFGVQFDSLADLVAFGVTPAIMVYQWQLSRFGRLGILAAFMLVACGALRLARFNVMSGKTITSKKFFIGLPIPAAGCMISLFFMFERYLPDAFAAAVVPRACLILVYALSFLMVSRVRYASFKEFGLVKAHPFSAMVTAMLLFVVVASEPWLIGFLLFTAYLISGPIYTFFVLPRRASKLREPLQELS, encoded by the coding sequence ATGGAAGAAGAAAAACCCACCCAGAGCCGGGCGCGCAGGAGCGTTTACATCCTGCCGAACCTGTTTACCACGGCGAGCCTTTTCGCCGGGTTCCTCGGCATGCTGTGGGCCATCGAGGGCCGCTTCGACATGACCGCCCTGGCCATCCTGGTCTCCTGCCTGTTCGACGGGCTCGACGGCAAGGTGGCCAGGCTGACGGGCACCAGCAGCGATTTCGGCGTCCAGTTCGACTCCCTGGCCGATCTGGTCGCCTTCGGCGTCACCCCGGCCATCATGGTCTACCAGTGGCAGCTGTCCCGGTTCGGCCGGCTCGGCATTCTGGCCGCCTTCATGCTCGTGGCCTGCGGGGCCCTGCGTCTGGCCCGCTTCAACGTCATGTCCGGCAAGACCATCACCTCCAAGAAGTTCTTCATCGGTCTGCCCATCCCGGCCGCCGGGTGCATGATCTCGCTTTTTTTCATGTTCGAGCGCTATCTCCCGGACGCCTTCGCCGCGGCGGTGGTTCCCCGGGCCTGCCTCATCCTCGTCTATGCCCTGTCCTTCCTCATGGTCAGCCGGGTGCGCTATGCCTCCTTCAAGGAGTTCGGGCTGGTCAAGGCCCACCCCTTCAGCGCCATGGTGACCGCCATGCTCCTCTTCGTGGTCGTGGCCTCCGAGCCCTGGCTCATCGGCTTTCTGCTTTTCACGGCCTACCTCATCTCCGGACCCATCTACACCTTTTTCGTTCTGCCGCGCCGCGCCTCCAAGCTACGGGAGCCCCTCCAGGAGCTCTCATAA
- a CDS encoding 2-isopropylmalate synthase, which translates to MSDDSRVYIFDTTLRDGEQSPGATMTREEKIRMARQLETLGVDIIEAGFPAASEGDFQSVAAIAETVTKPVVAALCRALVSDIDRGFEAIKNAKRRRIHTFLATSALHMEHKLGKTPEQVLEMAEAAVRHAVGKGVEVQFSAEDASRSDPAFLVAVCDRVIAAGATIINIPDTVGYAQPAEFAELIRHLLGTVKGADKVTFAVHCHNDLGLAVANTLAAVHAGARQAEVTLSGIGERAGNASLEQVVMGLNTRPNYYNLTTGIVTEEIFPSCRRLAGIIGQPIPPYAPIIGRNAFAHESGIHQHGIMKDRRTYEIMTAEHIGRKGAVVVLGKHSGRHALDAKVKELNYTLTDDELKIVFDAVKELADRKQRILDEDIEALILEKVLRRPDHYALKHLSVHCGNVELAPSAVLEMEVEGQSVREYSSGSGPVDAAFNAVCKLVGRKPELEEFHINAITGGTDAQGEVTVRVREGNATSVGRGVHDDVIMASTLAFINALNRLAKKEDRICPQL; encoded by the coding sequence ATGTCCGACGACAGCAGGGTTTACATTTTTGACACCACGCTCCGGGACGGCGAACAGTCGCCCGGGGCCACCATGACCCGTGAGGAAAAGATCCGCATGGCCCGCCAGCTCGAAACGCTCGGCGTGGACATCATCGAGGCCGGCTTTCCCGCCGCCAGCGAAGGCGACTTCCAGTCCGTGGCCGCCATCGCCGAAACCGTCACCAAACCTGTCGTGGCCGCCCTGTGCCGGGCCCTGGTGTCCGACATCGACCGGGGTTTCGAGGCCATCAAAAACGCCAAACGCCGCCGCATCCACACCTTCCTCGCCACCTCGGCCCTGCACATGGAGCACAAGCTCGGCAAGACGCCCGAGCAGGTGCTCGAAATGGCCGAGGCGGCCGTGCGCCACGCGGTAGGCAAGGGCGTCGAGGTCCAGTTCTCGGCCGAGGACGCCTCCCGGTCCGATCCCGCCTTTCTCGTGGCCGTGTGCGACCGGGTCATCGCCGCCGGCGCCACCATCATCAATATCCCGGACACCGTGGGCTACGCCCAGCCGGCCGAATTCGCCGAGCTGATCCGCCACCTCCTCGGCACGGTCAAGGGGGCGGACAAGGTGACTTTCGCCGTCCACTGCCACAACGACCTCGGGCTGGCCGTGGCCAACACCCTGGCCGCGGTCCACGCCGGCGCCCGCCAGGCCGAGGTGACCCTCTCCGGCATCGGCGAGCGGGCCGGAAACGCGTCGCTTGAGCAGGTGGTGATGGGCCTCAATACCCGGCCCAACTACTACAACCTCACCACCGGCATCGTGACCGAGGAGATCTTCCCCTCCTGCCGCCGCCTCGCCGGCATCATCGGCCAGCCCATCCCGCCCTATGCCCCGATCATCGGCCGCAACGCCTTTGCCCACGAGTCCGGCATCCACCAGCACGGCATCATGAAGGACCGGCGCACCTACGAGATCATGACCGCCGAGCACATCGGCCGCAAGGGCGCGGTGGTGGTCCTTGGCAAGCACTCGGGCCGCCATGCCCTGGACGCCAAGGTCAAGGAGCTCAACTACACGCTGACCGACGACGAGCTCAAGATCGTCTTTGACGCGGTCAAGGAGCTGGCCGACCGCAAGCAGCGCATCCTCGACGAGGACATCGAGGCCCTTATCCTCGAAAAGGTCCTGCGCCGGCCCGACCACTACGCCCTCAAGCACCTGTCCGTGCACTGCGGCAACGTGGAACTCGCCCCCTCGGCCGTCCTGGAGATGGAAGTGGAAGGCCAGAGCGTGCGGGAGTACTCGTCGGGTTCCGGCCCGGTGGACGCGGCCTTCAACGCCGTGTGCAAGCTCGTCGGCAGAAAGCCAGAGCTGGAAGAGTTCCACATCAACGCCATCACCGGCGGCACCGACGCCCAGGGCGAGGTGACCGTGCGCGTGCGCGAAGGCAACGCCACGTCCGTCGGACGCGGCGTCCACGATGACGTCATCATGGCGAGCACCCTCGCCTTTATCAACGCCCTCAATCGGTTGGCCAAGAAGGAGGACCGGATATGCCCGCAACTTTAG
- the leuC gene encoding 3-isopropylmalate dehydratase large subunit, which produces MPATLAEKILQAHSDEQVTGPGQIVRCRLSLVLANDITAPLAIKSFKKMGAAGVFDKDKVVIVADHFTPNKDIASAEQVKVCREFAKAMGLTHYFEGGNVGVEHALLPELGLVGPGDVVIGADSHTCTYGGLGAFATGMGSTDVAGGMALGETWFKVPPTIQVVLTGELGTYVGGKDLMLALIGAIGVSGALYKALEFTGPLAAALSIEGRLTMSNMAIEAGGKAGLFPADAKTLEYTAKAGRTGDKLLAADPGAAYERTVTINATGMEPQIACPHLPDNVKPVSEVAGLPIDQAVIGSCTNGRIEDLRQAAAILKGKKVSRNVRCIVLPATPSIWRQALAEGLIETFMDAGCVVGPATCGPCLGGHMGILAGGERAIATTNRNFKGRMGSLESEVYLSGPAAAAAAAIAGEIVDPAKV; this is translated from the coding sequence ATGCCCGCAACTTTAGCCGAAAAAATTCTGCAGGCCCACAGCGACGAACAGGTGACCGGACCGGGCCAGATCGTCCGCTGCCGCCTGTCCCTGGTCCTGGCCAACGACATCACAGCACCCCTGGCCATCAAGTCCTTCAAGAAGATGGGCGCCGCCGGCGTCTTCGACAAGGACAAGGTGGTCATCGTGGCCGACCACTTCACGCCCAACAAGGACATCGCCTCGGCCGAGCAGGTCAAGGTCTGCCGCGAGTTCGCCAAAGCCATGGGGCTCACCCACTACTTCGAGGGCGGCAACGTCGGCGTCGAGCACGCGCTCCTGCCCGAACTCGGCCTCGTCGGCCCGGGCGACGTGGTCATCGGCGCGGACTCCCACACCTGCACCTACGGCGGCCTGGGCGCCTTTGCCACGGGCATGGGTTCCACCGACGTGGCCGGCGGCATGGCCCTTGGCGAGACCTGGTTCAAGGTTCCCCCGACCATCCAGGTCGTCCTGACCGGCGAACTTGGAACCTATGTCGGCGGCAAGGACCTGATGCTGGCCTTGATCGGCGCCATCGGCGTGTCCGGGGCCCTGTACAAGGCCCTGGAATTCACCGGCCCCCTGGCCGCCGCCCTGTCCATCGAAGGCCGCCTGACCATGTCCAACATGGCCATCGAGGCCGGCGGCAAGGCCGGCCTCTTCCCGGCCGACGCCAAGACCCTGGAGTACACCGCCAAGGCCGGCCGCACCGGCGACAAACTCCTGGCCGCCGATCCGGGCGCGGCCTATGAGCGGACCGTCACCATCAACGCCACCGGCATGGAACCGCAGATCGCCTGCCCGCACCTGCCGGACAACGTCAAGCCCGTGTCCGAAGTGGCCGGCCTGCCCATCGACCAGGCCGTCATCGGCTCCTGCACCAACGGCCGCATCGAGGACCTGAGGCAAGCCGCCGCCATCCTCAAGGGCAAAAAGGTTTCCCGAAACGTCCGCTGCATCGTCCTGCCGGCCACGCCGTCGATCTGGCGCCAGGCCCTGGCCGAAGGCCTGATCGAGACCTTCATGGACGCCGGCTGCGTCGTCGGTCCCGCCACCTGCGGGCCGTGCCTCGGCGGCCACATGGGCATCCTGGCCGGCGGCGAGCGGGCCATCGCCACCACCAACCGCAACTTCAAAGGCCGCATGGGCAGCCTCGAAAGCGAAGTCTACCTCTCCGGCCCCGCCGCCGCCGCCGCCGCCGCCATCGCCGGCGAGATTGTCGATCCGGCCAAGGTGTAG
- a CDS encoding 3-isopropylmalate dehydratase small subunit: protein MYHGKAHKVGAHIDTDAIIPAKFLVTTDTAELGANCMEGLEPGWIKRVEKGDIMVAGENFGCGSSREHAPLALLGAGIPVVIAHSFARIFYRNSFNMGLVLLEIGDDVAKIKDGDELTVDADTGVIENVTTGAKIQCKPVPPFMQSILDAGGLVPYVKERLAARG from the coding sequence ATGTACCACGGCAAGGCGCATAAGGTCGGCGCGCATATCGATACGGACGCGATCATTCCGGCCAAGTTCCTGGTGACCACCGACACGGCCGAACTCGGGGCCAACTGCATGGAGGGCCTGGAACCCGGCTGGATCAAGCGGGTGGAGAAGGGCGACATCATGGTCGCGGGCGAGAACTTCGGCTGCGGCTCCTCCCGCGAGCACGCGCCGCTGGCCCTGCTCGGGGCCGGCATCCCGGTCGTCATCGCCCACAGCTTCGCCCGCATCTTCTACCGCAACAGCTTCAACATGGGGCTGGTGCTCCTGGAGATCGGCGACGACGTGGCCAAGATCAAGGACGGCGACGAACTGACGGTCGACGCCGACACCGGCGTCATCGAGAACGTGACCACAGGCGCGAAAATCCAGTGCAAGCCCGTGCCGCCGTTCATGCAGAGCATCCTCGACGCCGGCGGACTGGTTCCCTACGTCAAGGAACGTCTGGCTGCCCGAGGATAA
- the leuB gene encoding 3-isopropylmalate dehydrogenase has protein sequence MRYNICVMPGDGIGPEIVAEARKVMEAVGKKFGLEFAFTEALIGGAAIDAKGTPLPEATVAACKAADAVLLGAVGGPKWDAIDPAIRPEKGLLGIRKALGLFANLRPAKLFPELASACCLRPDIVGKGLDVMVVRELTGGAYFGEPRGIEERGGEKVGFNTMVYAEHEVRRIARVGFETARKRGKKLCSVDKANVLDVSRLWRAVVLEVAKDYPDVELSHMYVDNAAMQLVRDPSQFDVIVTENLFGDILSDEAAVITGSIGMLPSASLGEGNPGLYEPIHGSAPDIAGQDKANPLATILSVAMLLKHSFGQTDAADAIDAACARVLADGYRTGDIMEPGKVLVGCRQMGDLVVARLG, from the coding sequence ATGCGTTACAACATCTGCGTGATGCCGGGGGACGGGATCGGTCCCGAGATCGTGGCCGAGGCCCGCAAGGTCATGGAGGCCGTGGGCAAGAAGTTCGGGCTGGAGTTCGCCTTTACCGAAGCCCTCATTGGCGGCGCGGCCATCGACGCCAAGGGGACGCCTCTGCCCGAGGCGACGGTTGCCGCCTGCAAGGCGGCCGACGCCGTGCTTCTGGGCGCGGTCGGCGGCCCCAAATGGGACGCCATCGACCCGGCCATCCGTCCGGAAAAGGGCCTGCTCGGCATCCGCAAGGCCTTGGGGCTTTTCGCCAACCTGCGCCCGGCCAAGCTCTTTCCGGAATTGGCCTCGGCCTGCTGCCTGCGGCCGGACATCGTCGGCAAGGGGCTTGACGTCATGGTCGTGCGCGAGCTGACCGGCGGGGCCTATTTCGGCGAGCCGCGCGGCATCGAGGAGCGGGGCGGGGAGAAGGTCGGGTTCAACACCATGGTCTATGCCGAGCACGAGGTGCGCCGCATCGCCCGGGTCGGGTTCGAGACGGCCCGCAAGCGCGGCAAAAAGCTTTGCTCCGTGGACAAGGCCAACGTCCTCGACGTGTCGCGCCTGTGGCGGGCCGTGGTCCTGGAAGTGGCCAAGGACTACCCGGACGTGGAACTCTCGCACATGTACGTGGACAACGCGGCCATGCAGCTCGTGCGCGACCCGTCGCAGTTCGACGTCATCGTGACCGAGAACCTTTTCGGCGACATCCTGTCCGACGAGGCGGCGGTCATCACCGGCTCCATCGGCATGCTGCCCTCGGCCTCCCTCGGGGAGGGCAATCCGGGCCTGTACGAGCCCATCCACGGCTCGGCGCCGGACATCGCCGGCCAGGACAAGGCCAATCCGCTGGCCACCATCCTGTCGGTGGCCATGCTGCTCAAGCACTCCTTCGGCCAGACGGACGCCGCCGACGCCATAGACGCGGCCTGCGCCAGGGTGCTGGCCGACGGCTACCGCACGGGCGACATCATGGAGCCCGGCAAGGTGCTGGTCGGCTGCCGGCAGATGGGCGACCTGGTGGTGGCCCGCCTCGGCTGA
- a CDS encoding ABC-F family ATP-binding cassette domain-containing protein, which translates to MAKVSLQQLSKSYGGRDLFKDFSLEIPAGTRLAVVGQNGAGKSTLLKLIAGVSEPDGGRVVLSTGARLGYVAQEMEAGDLGMTLLAWVMAALPSWKEFWVRYDAAVAAGDQATLAVLAAEQTSLEHALGYNPEYRAKTILTGLGFSDESQHAPISDLSGGWRERAKLARVLTAGADVLLLDEPTNHLDLEAVAWLESFLCAFAGVLVFVAHDRIFLDRVATHTLFTGEGKPVWRPGSFTQFLAWREEMDKQWERQAAAIDSKIKQVNAFADRFRYKATKARQAQSKLKSKDKLEKELSSLKSERPDVKGRTLNFTLPEPEKSDKTVAAAADLSYAYPDRAPIWPPLTFQLFRGQKVALVGHNGAGKTTLLKLVVGALKPASGRVLLGTGVKLGYFSQHQTEILNTDALVMAEMRRMAGPKATHLEVCSILGLFLLGEDYWERRVSELSGGEKSRLVLAGLFSARANFLVLDEPTNHLDLESREALVRALSEYAGTILMVAHDRYLLGEVAGEVWSVGEDGITVHDEGFAAYEAAQAEANACRLDAPEAPAAKVSRQDDKERKRRVAEQRNALYRDIKPKREAMEAMEAELEALLAKQGEVEATMADPETYAQKELFSTLSKEYGALSHAAEDLLARMAVLEEEIGDLEARRAALGEGA; encoded by the coding sequence ATGGCAAAAGTCAGTCTGCAACAGCTTTCCAAGTCCTACGGCGGCCGCGACCTGTTCAAGGATTTCTCGCTCGAGATTCCGGCCGGCACGCGGCTGGCCGTGGTCGGCCAGAACGGCGCGGGCAAGTCCACGCTTTTGAAACTCATTGCCGGCGTGTCCGAGCCCGACGGCGGCCGGGTGGTCCTCTCGACCGGAGCGCGCCTTGGCTACGTGGCCCAGGAGATGGAGGCCGGCGACCTCGGCATGACGCTTCTCGCCTGGGTCATGGCCGCTTTGCCGTCCTGGAAGGAGTTCTGGGTCCGCTACGACGCGGCCGTGGCTGCCGGCGACCAGGCGACGCTGGCGGTCCTTGCCGCCGAGCAGACGAGCCTCGAGCACGCCCTTGGCTACAACCCCGAGTACCGGGCCAAGACCATCCTGACGGGCCTGGGGTTTTCCGACGAAAGCCAGCATGCCCCCATTTCCGACCTGTCCGGCGGCTGGCGCGAGCGGGCCAAGCTGGCCCGGGTGCTGACGGCCGGAGCCGACGTCCTGCTCCTCGACGAGCCGACCAACCACCTGGACCTCGAAGCCGTCGCCTGGCTCGAATCCTTTTTGTGCGCCTTTGCCGGCGTGCTGGTCTTCGTGGCCCACGACCGGATCTTTCTCGACCGCGTGGCCACGCACACCCTTTTCACGGGCGAAGGGAAGCCCGTCTGGCGGCCGGGCTCCTTCACCCAGTTTTTGGCCTGGCGCGAGGAGATGGACAAGCAGTGGGAGCGGCAGGCCGCGGCCATCGACAGCAAGATCAAGCAGGTCAACGCCTTTGCCGACCGGTTCCGCTACAAGGCCACCAAGGCAAGGCAGGCCCAGAGCAAGCTCAAGAGCAAGGACAAGCTCGAAAAGGAACTGTCCTCGCTGAAAAGCGAACGGCCGGACGTGAAGGGGAGGACCCTCAACTTCACCCTGCCCGAGCCCGAGAAATCGGACAAGACCGTGGCCGCGGCCGCCGACCTGTCCTATGCCTACCCGGACCGGGCCCCCATCTGGCCGCCGCTGACCTTCCAGCTCTTTCGCGGCCAGAAGGTGGCGCTCGTCGGGCACAACGGCGCGGGCAAGACCACGCTTTTAAAGCTCGTGGTCGGGGCCTTGAAGCCCGCCTCCGGCCGGGTGCTCCTCGGCACCGGGGTGAAGCTCGGCTACTTCAGCCAGCACCAGACCGAGATCCTCAATACCGACGCCCTGGTCATGGCCGAGATGCGGCGCATGGCCGGCCCCAAGGCCACGCACCTGGAAGTCTGTTCCATCCTGGGGCTTTTCCTTCTCGGCGAGGACTACTGGGAGCGGCGGGTGTCGGAACTGTCCGGCGGCGAGAAGTCGCGGCTGGTCCTGGCCGGGCTCTTCTCGGCCCGGGCCAACTTTCTGGTCCTCGACGAACCGACCAACCACCTGGACCTGGAAAGCCGCGAGGCCCTGGTGCGGGCCCTGTCCGAATACGCGGGCACCATCCTCATGGTGGCCCACGACCGCTATCTGCTCGGTGAAGTGGCCGGGGAGGTCTGGTCCGTGGGCGAGGACGGCATTACGGTCCACGACGAGGGCTTTGCCGCCTACGAGGCCGCCCAGGCCGAGGCCAACGCCTGCCGGCTGGACGCGCCCGAGGCCCCGGCGGCCAAGGTCTCGCGCCAGGACGACAAGGAGCGCAAACGCCGGGTGGCCGAGCAGCGAAACGCGCTCTACCGCGACATCAAGCCCAAGCGCGAGGCCATGGAGGCCATGGAGGCCGAGCTTGAGGCGCTTCTCGCCAAGCAGGGCGAGGTCGAAGCCACCATGGCCGATCCGGAAACCTATGCCCAGAAAGAGCTTTTCTCCACACTCAGCAAGGAGTACGGCGCGCTTTCCCATGCCGCCGAGGACCTGCTGGCCCGCATGGCCGTGCTGGAAGAGGAGATCGGCGATCTGGAGGCCCGTCGGGCCGCTTTGGGAGAAGGCGCATGA